Within the Thiohalobacter sp. IOR34 genome, the region GGCTGACCCGCCCCCGAAGCCGTCGGTAGCCGCGCGTGGCAGCCGTCAGATCGCGGCTGGGGATGGGGCGCCAGGCCGGTTCGCCCCAGACGCCGCGGCCTGCCTCCCGTGCGCTGCGGGCGAGGCTGGCATAGCAGTCGTGCTGCCAGAGGTTGGGCGGGATGCTGATGTGGAAACCGGCACCCTCGGCGAGCAGCCGGGCGGTCAGGTTGCGGCCGTCGGCGAGAAAGGCGTGGGCCAGCAGCCGGCCGTGCCGGTCGCGGGCCTCATGGCCGAGACGCAGGCCGATGCGACGTCCGTTGCTCGAGATCAGCCGGCGCAGGCGGTCGCGGGCGGCGCGCGCCCCGGCCTCGTCGGCTGCGCCATCACGGCCGAGTTCGGGGGTATTGATGCCGATCAGCCGCAGGTGACGGCCATCGCCAAGGATCAGGGTGTCACCATCGATGACATAGCGGACAGGGGCCCGCTGGTCGATCCGTTGCGTCGGGCAGTCACTCGCAGCGATGACCGGTGGGGCGGTGGCGAGCAGGGCCAGACAACAAAAGAGGGCGCGACCGGCAGGCTGCGCCCTCTCTCGATATGGCTGTTTCCCGCCGGCTGCGGGCATGGGTCCCGGCCCGGCTATTTCTTCATGCCGTACTTGCGGCGGAACTTGTCCAGGCGGCCGCCGGTGTCGACGATCTTCTGCTTGCCGGTATAGAAGGGATGACACTGCGAGCAGACCTCGATGTGCAGATCCCGGCCCGCGGTGGAACGGGTCTTGAAGGTATTGCCGCAGCTGCAGGTAACGGTGATCTCGTCGTATGCGGGATGGATGTCCGGCTTCATGTTGTCATCCTCGGTTCAAAATCGTAGCCCCGCGGCGCGCCCGGCCACGGCGGAAAGGTCGGCGATGATACGTGATTCCCCCCGGGCCGGCAAGCCCTGCCGGCCCGGGCCGGCTCAGGCGCGAGGGAGGAAGGCGACGACGTCACCCGCCGGGCGCGGGCCGCGCGGCCGGGGCGTCTGGCCGAGGGCCTCCAGCAGGCCGCCGTGGCCGGTGATCCGGTCCCACATCATCTCGTTCATGCGGATGCAGGCCGCCAGCGGCGTGGCCGAGGTCTTGCGTACCTGGTCGAGTTTCCACTGCAGGCGACGCAGGCGGGTCTGGTTGCGCTTGGGGGCCCTGCGGATGGCCGCTTCGATGACCGCTGCGCGGCGTGCCTCGAACTGCTCCGGATCGCTGCGGGCCAGCTTCGACCAGTGGTCGAAATCGAAAACGGGTGGGTTCTCAAGACTGCCGGTATTCATGGTTCGTCTCCCGTCTGTGCCGTGGCGTGCCACGGTTTGTTATTGTTGTGCCCTTCAAAATCTACCATGGCCCCCCTGGGAAGTCATGCTTTTGACGCCTGAAATATGACGCATGCCCAAAAAACGTGAATAAGATATTGTTTCTATTGAATCTTGATAAGCTGTGGATAAGTTGGGCCGGCGTGGCGGTCAAGGCGGGAGGACGGTATGGCGACTGAACAGCCGAGCATCGGTTTCGTCAGCCTGGGTTGTCCCAAGGCCCTGGTGGACTCGGAGCGGATCCTCACCCGGCTGCGTGCCGAGGGCTACGCCATCGTCTCCGACTACGCCGGTGCCGACCTGGTGGTGGTCAACACCTGCGGTTTCATCGACAGCGCCGTGGCCGAGTCGCTGGAGGCGATCGGCGAGGCCGTTGCCGAGAACGGCCGGGTGATCGTCACCGGCTGCCTCGGCGAGCGGGCGGACGAGATCCTCGCCGCCCATCCGCAGGTGCTGGCGGTGACCGGCGCCCATGCCTACGAGGCGGTGATGGAGGCGGTACACCGCCATCTGCCGCCGCCCGAGGATCCCTTCACCAGCCTGCTGCCGCCGGGCGGCATCAAGCTCACGCCGCGCCACTATGCCTATCTGAAGATCGCCGAGGGCTGCAATCACCGCTGCAGCTTCTGCATCATCCCCGCCCTGCGCGGTGACCTGGTCAGCCGCCCGGCCGGTGAGGTGCTGGAGGAGGCGGAGGCGCTGGCCTCGGCCGGGGTGCGGGAGTTGCTGGTGGTGTCGCAGGATACCAGCGCCTATGGCGTCGACCGCCGCTATGCCACCAGCTTCTGGGGCGGGCGGCCGGTCAAGGGGCGACTGCTCGATCTGGCCCGTCACCTCGGCGAGCTGGGGGTCTGGGTGCGGCTGCACTACGTCTACCCCTATCCGCACGTCGATGCGCTGATCCCGCTGATGGCCGAGGGTCGGATCCTGCCCTATCTGGACATTCCGCTGCAGCACGCCAGCCCCGAGGTGCTCAGGGCCATGAAACGGCCGGCCAGCAGCGAGGACGCGCTGCGGCGCATCGAGCAGTGGCGCGGGATCTGTCCCGAGCTGACCCTGCGCAGCACCTTCATCGTCGGTTTCCCGGGTGAGACCGAGGCCCAGTTCGAGGAGCTGCTGGCCTTCCTGGAGGCGGCACGGCTCGACCGGGTCGGTTGTTTCGCCTATTCACCCGTCGAGGGGGCGGCGGCCAATGCCCTGCCCGATCCGGTGCCGGAAGCGGTCAAGCAGGAGCGCCTGGAGCGACTGATGGCGCTGCAGGCGCGGGTCAGCGCCGCGCGCCTGGCCGAGAAGGTGGGACGGCGGATGCAGGTGCTGGTCGATGCCGTCGACGAACAGGGCGCCATCGCCCGCAGTGCCGCCGATGCCCCGGAGATCGACGGCCTGGTGTTCGTGGACGACGCCGGGCTCAAGGTGGGGGAGTTCGTCGAGGTGGAGATCACCGAGGCCGGCGAGCACGACCTCTGGGCGGTCAGGGTCTGATAACACCGTGCCAATCGCGGCCTGGAGGCCGCTCCTACCATGGTGCCGCCATGCCCCGTAGGAGCGGCCTCCAGGCCGCGATGGGGCAGGCAGGATGTCCAAAATATCGAATATCCGGGCCTAGGAGGGATCAGTCTGGCAGCAGGTCGGCCAGCAGGTCGTCGAGGAAGCGCCGGCCGCGGGGCGTCGGTCGGATCCATTCACCGGTTTCCAGCAGACCCTTCTCGGCCGGCCGCTGCAGCGCGCTCTCCAGGGGCTCGACCGGCAGGCCGGTCGCGGCGCGGAAATCCTCCCGCCGGAAACCGCTCTCCAGGCGCAGGGCGTTGAGCAGGTACTCGAAGAGGATGTCCGTCTCGCCGAGGATCTGCTCCGAGGCGATGCGTTGCGGCGTGGCGGCCGTCTGCAGATAGCGGCGTGGGTGGCGCTGCTTGGCATAGCGGCGGATCTGTCCGCTGGCCGCGTCGGTCAGCTTGCCATGGGCCCCGGCGCCGATGCCGAGGTAGTCGCCGAAACGCCAGTAGTTCAGGTTGTGTTGGCAGCCGTGGCCGGGGCGGGCCCAGGCGGAAACCTCGTAACGCGCATAGCCGGCCTCGGCAAGGCGCGCCTGTCCGGCGTCCTGGATGGCGGCGATGAGGTCGTCGCCGGGCAGTGCCGGCGGGTGGCGGTGGAACCAGGTGTTGGGTTCCAGGGTGAACTGGTACCAGGAGAGGTGCCCCGGTTGCAGGGCGAGGGCGGTGTCGAGGTCGGCCAGTGCCGCGTTCTGTGTCTGCCCGGGCTGGCCGAACATCAGGTCGAGGTTGATTCGTTCGAAGCCGGCCGCTCGGGCCTCGTCCACGGCCTGCAGCGCCTGGCCCCGGTCATGGATGCGGCCGATGCGGGCGAGCTGGGCGTCGTCGAAGCTCTGTACGCCGATCGACAGCCGGCTCACGCCGGCGGCGCGGTACTCGGCGAAGCGGCCCCGTTCCAGGGCGCCCGGGTTGGCTTCCAGGGTGATCTCGGCATCGGGGCGCAGGCTAAGACGGCTGCGGATGCCGGACAGCAGGCGGTCGACGGCCTCGGCCGGCAGCAGGCTGGGTGTGCCACCGCCGATGAAGACGGTCTCCACGGTGCGTCCCCAGACCGCTGGCAGCTCCTGCTCGAGATCCGCCAGCAGGGCCGCGACATAGGTGTCTGCGGGGATCTCGCCGCGCAGCTCATGGGAGTTGAAGTCGCAATAGGGGCACTTGCGCAGGCACCAGGGGATGTGGACATAGAGTGAGAGCATGTTCGGTTGGGGTTGGTCCGCATTTTGACGAAGGATTCGGGTTTCAGGGCGAATCTGGCCAAGCTGCTTTGCCAGAGTCGGCCTGACATCGAACAGGTGCAAACTGTAACCCGCCCGGAGGACCTTTCATGGCCTGGCGTCCTGGGATTGCAGCTCGACCCCCGTTCATGCCGGCCGCCTTGGTGCAATATCCGGGCTAAAAGCCTCATTCAGAGTTTACCAGGCGCTCCGGATCAAGGCGTGCTCCGCAGGGAATGGCCGACCTTGCCAAGAGGTTCAATGCAGGGTCGGGCTGCCTGGCAAGCTCGCTGCGGGCGGGCCACGGCGGCTTTCCAGGCATGAAGGTCAGTGGCGGCAACGGGTACGAGCGGTCACTGGGTGGCTCCGTTCAAGGCGTTTTCCTCAGAGGGGGCATTGGACAATGACGTAAACCCAGCTGCCCGTGGTTTGGTCAGCGCTTGCCAGGCATGGACGTAGGCTTGCTGCTGCCAGTGTTTATCCTTCCCGGCAAGCGAAAGGGCGAAAACCTTCCGGCCGGCGGCATCCAGGAAATGCACTGCGCTTTCGGTCTCGGCACGGCGCAGGAACCATGCCTGCCCGAGTCGTGGCAGCTCGATCTCCAGGCTGAACTGCGGGGCTTCCAGGCGCAGCCGGTCGCCATCGAGCAGGAAGACAGGATTGTCCACTGTCAGCCGGCATTCCGCGCCGGTCCCGCTCGCCACCCGGGCGTGCAGCCGCCCCCACTGCGCAGCCGCTTCGAGGAGGTCGTCGATGCGCGCCCCCTGGACCCGGGCGGCGGACCAGGCGCCCGCGCCGCCGTCGCCTTCGCTCTCTGCGATGGCGGAGAGGATCTCGCCCAGCGGCGCATCGAAGTGGCGGGCGGCCTCTTCAGGGGTCCGTATCGGATCCTCGCGCAGCCATGCGCGCGCGCAGGCCTTCCAGTTTTCCAGGCCCATGCGCAGCGAGCGGCCGGCCTGCTCGCCCTCGCGGACCGCGCCGGTTTCGGTGTCGTACTTGTTGCCGTAACCGCGCGGCGTGATCATGAGGCCGTGCCGCGCATATGTCTGGCTGTTGCCGATCAGCACGGTGGTCAGCATGCCAATCTTGCACTCCGCCATCTCTTTCAGGGTGACGAGCTGAATATCCTGTTTCTGCCGGTAGGCCGACTTGACGATGGCCACCGGCGTATCGGGTTTGCGGTAGCGCAGCAGAATGCGTTGTGCCTCGACGATCTGCTGGGTCCGACGGCCGCTCTTGGGATTGTAGAGCGCCACCACGAAATCGGCCCGGCCGGCCGCATCCAGCCGTCGGGCGATGCGCGGCCAGGGCGTCAGCAGATCCGACAGGGAGATGGCGCAGAAATCGTGGGTCAGGGGGGCGCCGATCAGGGACGCGGCGGCATTGAGTGCCGTGGCCCCGGGTATCACTTCCACTTCGATGTCACTTCCGGGTTCCCACCCGGCGGCGAACAGGGTCTCGTACGTGGGGCCGGCCATGCCATACACGCCGATGTCACCCGATGAGACCAGGGCCACCGTCTTGCCCTGCCGGGCACGCTCCCAGGCTTCGATACAGCGATCGATTTCCTCGGTCATGCCCTTGCGGACCACTTCCTTGCCATCGAGCAGGTCCCGCACCAGATTGATGTAGGTGGCATAGCCGATCACCGTATCGGCCTCGGCAATGGCCTCGCGGGCCCGTTGAGTCATGTGCTCGGCGCTGCCGGGCCCGAAGCCCACCAGCAGAATCTTGCCCTTGCGCGTGTTCATGCGTCCTCCAGCCAGGCGATGGATACGGTGGCATTGCGGCCATCGGGGCCGCGATGCTTGTGTTTTTCGATCAACAACCGGCGCATGTCGCCACCGGCCAGAATCAGGGCGGCGGCCTCGGCCACCGATGGCGTGCCCATGTATTTGCGTACCGTCTCCGAGGGATTGGGCACTTCGATCCGTGCCAGTTCGTCCGCGGTATGGAAATGCAACTTCCAGCCATGACGCTCGGCAACGCGCAGCAGGCCGGCTTCGTCCGACTTGCGATCGATACTGCCCGCTGCGACGACCACCTCCGGCCCCCGATCCAGTCGGGCCAGGGCATCGCTAATGGCGGTTTCGATGGTCTCGGCGGGGGTGTCCCTGTCACAACCCAGCCCCAGGACGACACGCACGGGCGGTCGATAGATCACCAGTCCGGGATGGTCTTCCCGCAACCCCGCCGGCACCTCGCGATGGGTTATCCACAGCAGGGTGTCATACCGCTTGCGATCCACTGCTTCCAGACGATCATGACGATGAATATTGTCCGGCAGCGGTTTGTCTGCCGGCCACCAGGCCGTGGTGCCACATTCCTGCACCAGGGCCACCGGCTCTCCATTGACCACATCGGCGGCCGCATGCACCAGCGCCTCCCGTGAGGCCGACACCTGCCAGCCCCACTCCCGGCCCAGAATATCCACCGGCAGGGTACCCAGCGACTCGGAGGCCGTGGTCAGCACCGGCAGGGCGCCCAGCACGCCGGCCAGCTTCTCGGCAAAGGCATTGGCGCCACCGAGGTGCCCGGACAGCACGGGAATCACGAAACGACCGGCATCGTCCACCACCACCACGCCCGGATCCACGTCCTTGCCCTTGAGGTGCGGAGCGATCAGGCGCACGGCGGCGCCGATGGAGAACACGAACACCAGCTGGTCGAACTCGCGAAACAGCGTGCCGATGGCACCACCGAACGGCGGCTTGATGGGATGCACCTCGTTCGGCACATCCCTGGCCTCATCCGCAAAACGGGCACTGATGAACAGGGCGGCCTCGGGCAGGGCGGGGCCAAGTGCCGCCAGCCGCTTGGCGCCATGACGGGTAATGGCGACCATGGCGACGCGTTCGGCGGCGCTCATCGGGCCGCCTCCCGGGTCTTTTTCCGGCAGCCGCGGACGATGGGTCCGCGGCTCCGATGCGGATTGCGCACCAGGATCAGCGAGAGGTAGTTCACCGTCTCGCCCCGAAGGCTCGCCAGATCGAGCACCTTCCGCTCCTCGGGCGTGCCGGCCCGCTCGATGAAGGCGCTGTGCGGGAGCAGGCCGCGCTTCTCGAGCAGGTCCAGCAGGTCGTCGAGCACCGGCTTGACCTTGAGCAGCACCAGGGTGTCGAAATCGGCCAGCAGGCGGTCGATCATCTCGACCCCGTAGCCGGCGGGCACGATGGCCAGGGTGTCGTCGGTCTCCGCCAGCGGCATCCCCAGACCGGCGGCGGCGGCGTTGAAGGAGGACACCCCCGGCACGGTTTCGATCTCCACCCCGGCATCGAGGGAGGCGACGGTTCGGGCCAGGTGGCCGAAGGTGGCATAGGTGGACGCGTCGCCCTCCACCAGGAACAGCACGTCCTCGCCGCGGCGCAGACGTTCGAGCACCGTCTCCGCGGCCCGCAGCCAATGGCGCGCCAGCTTTTCCGCGTCGTGGGTCATGGGAAAGACCAGCGCGGTGTGTTCTTCCGGCAGGGGCAGGCCGGCACGCAGGGCGATGTCCAAGGCGAAGCTGTCGCTTTTGGCGCTGCGCACCGGGTAGGTCCAGTGGGCGTCGCCGGTGAGCAGTTCCCAGGCCCGGCGGGTGATCAGGCCGGGATCGCCGGGGCCGACGGAGACGCCGTACAGTTTGCCTTTCATCTCAATCCTCTCTCCGTTGTGCACCGATGATCCACACCGGCGTCTCCGGCGCCAGCCGTTGCATGTCCAGGATGGGCTTGTTGCGGCAGACCGAGAGCTGGCAGAGTTCCCAGTCCGCTTCCCGTTCCTTCAGGCGGGTGACGGCGCGGTGCATGTTCTCCAGGGTGACGAAGTTCATGACCAGGCGCCCGCCGGGCCGGAGGCGCGAGAGCGCGATGTCGATCAGTTGTTCCAGTTCGCCTCCGGAGCCGCCGATGAAGACGGCATCCGGATCGGGCCAGCGGTCCAGTCCCTCGGGGGCCCTGGCATGGGTGAGGCGATAGTTAGTGAGGCGGAACCGGCGCTGGTTGCGGCGGACGATGGCGGCGTCCTCGGCGTTCTTTTCGATCGCGAAGACGAAGCCGTCCGGACACAGGCGGGCCGCCTCCATGCCGACGGAGCCGGAGCCGGCGCCGATGTCCCAGACGATGCTGTCGCGGCGCAATGCCATCCAGGCCAGCGACACGGCCCGCACCTCGCGCTTGGTGATCAGGCCGGCTCGCGGTTTGCGCTGGTGGTAGGCATCGTCGGCGAGCCCGAACAGCACCGGGGCAGGCAGGGCGGCGCGGGGGCGCAGGATCACGACGTTGGGGTCGCCGAAACGGCGATCCCTGATTTCGGACGCCGGCAGGAAACCGGTCACCCGTTCCCCGGGCAGCAGCAGCCTTTCCGCGACGGCCATTTCGTATTCGTCGGCCAGCGACACGGCATCCAGCATGCGCGCGATGCGTCCGGGACCGTTTTCCGGACTGGTGAAGACGGCCAGCAGGTCGCCGCGCCGGATTGCCTGCAACAGGGGGTAGAGGCCGTGTTCGGGGCCGGCGTCCGCGTGCCATTCCCCCGTGTCCTTGCCGTGGATGGAAAAGATGCGGGCATCCTGCCAGGCGACACCCAAACGCGCGAAGGCCAGCTGCACGACTGAGGTGTTGGGCAGCACGCGGCAACGTTCGCGTCCCAGCTTGCCGATCAGGTAGCGGGCGATGCCGTGGCAGAGCGGGTCGCCGGTGGCGAGCACCACCACCTGCCTGCCTTGCGCCAGGCCCTCTTCGATCCATTCGGGCACCCGGCCCAGGGCGCCGGAAAGATCCCTCGTCTCGCACTCCGGCCGGATCTCTGCCGCGAACAGCGCCAGGGTGCGGGTGTGGCCGATCAGCAGGTCGGCGCCGCGGATCGAGTCCAGCGCGGCCCGGCTGAGCCCTTCGGCGCCGTTGTCGAGGACGCCGACGATGTGGCATTCAGGCATCCCGGACCTCCGCCATCTTGTTGCCCTCGAAGTCGCAGATCAGCACCCGCAGGCGGAACTTGCCCGGGTAGCGGGCGCTCAGCGTGGCGATGACCCGGCGGCCCAGGATCTCCAGGAAGCGGGCATCCAGGCCGATCTCCGCGAGCCGCTCCAGCGCGAAGCGCGCCGTGTTCGCCTCGCGGATGGTCTTGCACAATGCCTCGCCGGCGCCCGCCTCGGCGGCGATCTCGGCGACCAGGTCCGTGTTCACCGGATTGCGCCCGGCATGGGTGATGGTCTCGCCCTGGGCCATCTTCACCAGCTTGCCCACCATGCCGCCGATCA harbors:
- a CDS encoding thermonuclease family protein; translation: MPAAGGKQPYRERAQPAGRALFCCLALLATAPPVIAASDCPTQRIDQRAPVRYVIDGDTLILGDGRHLRLIGINTPELGRDGAADEAGARAARDRLRRLISSNGRRIGLRLGHEARDRHGRLLAHAFLADGRNLTARLLAEGAGFHISIPPNLWQHDCYASLARSAREAGRGVWGEPAWRPIPSRDLTAATRGYRRLRGRVSRIGDSHSARWINLEGGLALRIPRDALEHFRGIRFETLPGRTIEVQGWVYPRRGQPRMTLHHPDALRILSSDD
- the rpmE gene encoding 50S ribosomal protein L31, with protein sequence MKPDIHPAYDEITVTCSCGNTFKTRSTAGRDLHIEVCSQCHPFYTGKQKIVDTGGRLDKFRRKYGMKK
- a CDS encoding DUF3135 domain-containing protein → MNTGSLENPPVFDFDHWSKLARSDPEQFEARRAAVIEAAIRRAPKRNQTRLRRLQWKLDQVRKTSATPLAACIRMNEMMWDRITGHGGLLEALGQTPRPRGPRPAGDVVAFLPRA
- the rimO gene encoding 30S ribosomal protein S12 methylthiotransferase RimO, with protein sequence MATEQPSIGFVSLGCPKALVDSERILTRLRAEGYAIVSDYAGADLVVVNTCGFIDSAVAESLEAIGEAVAENGRVIVTGCLGERADEILAAHPQVLAVTGAHAYEAVMEAVHRHLPPPEDPFTSLLPPGGIKLTPRHYAYLKIAEGCNHRCSFCIIPALRGDLVSRPAGEVLEEAEALASAGVRELLVVSQDTSAYGVDRRYATSFWGGRPVKGRLLDLARHLGELGVWVRLHYVYPYPHVDALIPLMAEGRILPYLDIPLQHASPEVLRAMKRPASSEDALRRIEQWRGICPELTLRSTFIVGFPGETEAQFEELLAFLEAARLDRVGCFAYSPVEGAAANALPDPVPEAVKQERLERLMALQARVSAARLAEKVGRRMQVLVDAVDEQGAIARSAADAPEIDGLVFVDDAGLKVGEFVEVEITEAGEHDLWAVRV
- the hemW gene encoding radical SAM family heme chaperone HemW, translated to MLSLYVHIPWCLRKCPYCDFNSHELRGEIPADTYVAALLADLEQELPAVWGRTVETVFIGGGTPSLLPAEAVDRLLSGIRSRLSLRPDAEITLEANPGALERGRFAEYRAAGVSRLSIGVQSFDDAQLARIGRIHDRGQALQAVDEARAAGFERINLDLMFGQPGQTQNAALADLDTALALQPGHLSWYQFTLEPNTWFHRHPPALPGDDLIAAIQDAGQARLAEAGYARYEVSAWARPGHGCQHNLNYWRFGDYLGIGAGAHGKLTDAASGQIRRYAKQRHPRRYLQTAATPQRIASEQILGETDILFEYLLNALRLESGFRREDFRAATGLPVEPLESALQRPAEKGLLETGEWIRPTPRGRRFLDDLLADLLPD
- the cobJ gene encoding precorrin-3B C(17)-methyltransferase, with the protein product MNTRKGKILLVGFGPGSAEHMTQRAREAIAEADTVIGYATYINLVRDLLDGKEVVRKGMTEEIDRCIEAWERARQGKTVALVSSGDIGVYGMAGPTYETLFAAGWEPGSDIEVEVIPGATALNAAASLIGAPLTHDFCAISLSDLLTPWPRIARRLDAAGRADFVVALYNPKSGRRTQQIVEAQRILLRYRKPDTPVAIVKSAYRQKQDIQLVTLKEMAECKIGMLTTVLIGNSQTYARHGLMITPRGYGNKYDTETGAVREGEQAGRSLRMGLENWKACARAWLREDPIRTPEEAARHFDAPLGEILSAIAESEGDGGAGAWSAARVQGARIDDLLEAAAQWGRLHARVASGTGAECRLTVDNPVFLLDGDRLRLEAPQFSLEIELPRLGQAWFLRRAETESAVHFLDAAGRKVFALSLAGKDKHWQQQAYVHAWQALTKPRAAGFTSLSNAPSEENALNGATQ
- a CDS encoding cobalamin biosynthesis protein; the protein is MSAAERVAMVAITRHGAKRLAALGPALPEAALFISARFADEARDVPNEVHPIKPPFGGAIGTLFREFDQLVFVFSIGAAVRLIAPHLKGKDVDPGVVVVDDAGRFVIPVLSGHLGGANAFAEKLAGVLGALPVLTTASESLGTLPVDILGREWGWQVSASREALVHAAADVVNGEPVALVQECGTTAWWPADKPLPDNIHRHDRLEAVDRKRYDTLLWITHREVPAGLREDHPGLVIYRPPVRVVLGLGCDRDTPAETIETAISDALARLDRGPEVVVAAGSIDRKSDEAGLLRVAERHGWKLHFHTADELARIEVPNPSETVRKYMGTPSVAEAAALILAGGDMRRLLIEKHKHRGPDGRNATVSIAWLEDA
- the cobI gene encoding precorrin-2 C(20)-methyltransferase, yielding MKGKLYGVSVGPGDPGLITRRAWELLTGDAHWTYPVRSAKSDSFALDIALRAGLPLPEEHTALVFPMTHDAEKLARHWLRAAETVLERLRRGEDVLFLVEGDASTYATFGHLARTVASLDAGVEIETVPGVSSFNAAAAGLGMPLAETDDTLAIVPAGYGVEMIDRLLADFDTLVLLKVKPVLDDLLDLLEKRGLLPHSAFIERAGTPEERKVLDLASLRGETVNYLSLILVRNPHRSRGPIVRGCRKKTREAAR
- the cbiE gene encoding precorrin-6y C5,15-methyltransferase (decarboxylating) subunit CbiE, with amino-acid sequence MPECHIVGVLDNGAEGLSRAALDSIRGADLLIGHTRTLALFAAEIRPECETRDLSGALGRVPEWIEEGLAQGRQVVVLATGDPLCHGIARYLIGKLGRERCRVLPNTSVVQLAFARLGVAWQDARIFSIHGKDTGEWHADAGPEHGLYPLLQAIRRGDLLAVFTSPENGPGRIARMLDAVSLADEYEMAVAERLLLPGERVTGFLPASEIRDRRFGDPNVVILRPRAALPAPVLFGLADDAYHQRKPRAGLITKREVRAVSLAWMALRRDSIVWDIGAGSGSVGMEAARLCPDGFVFAIEKNAEDAAIVRRNQRRFRLTNYRLTHARAPEGLDRWPDPDAVFIGGSGGELEQLIDIALSRLRPGGRLVMNFVTLENMHRAVTRLKEREADWELCQLSVCRNKPILDMQRLAPETPVWIIGAQRRED